The window ccccaaatTGCCCAAATTGCCCCCAAATTGGCCCCAATATCTGCCCCATAACCGCCCAAAACACTGCCCAAATCGCCCCTAATTGGCCCCAAACTGCCCCCATAACAGCCCCTAAACTGCCCCACACTGCCCCCAAAGTgccccaaaccaccccaaaactGCCCCTAAACTGCCCCAAGTGCCCCCAAAGTGCCCCAAACCACCCTCTAGTgccccaaaccaccccaaaactGGCCAAAACTGCCCAGAATGCCCCTAAACTGCCCCAGAATGCCCCAAAGTTGCCCCAAGCTGCCCCCAAAGTGCCCTAAACTGCCCCAAAACTGCCCCTAAATCGGCCCAAATTGCCCTAAACTGCCCCAAATTGCCCCTAAATTGCCCTAAACTGCCCCCAAGTGCCCTAAACTGCCCCAAGTGCCCCAAACTGCCCCAAACTGCCCCAAACTGCCCCAAAACTGCCCCTAAACTGCCCCACACTGCCCCCAAAGTGCCCCAAACCACCCTCTAAGTGCCCCAAAGTTGCCCCACGTGCCCCAAACCGCCCCAAAAACTGCGCCCCAAAGTGCCTTAACTGCCCCCCAAACTGCCCCAAATTGCCCCCAAAAACTGCCCCAAAGTGCCCCAAAACTGCCCAAAACTGCCCCAAAGTGCCCTAAACTGCCCCCCAAACTGCCCCAAACTGCCCCCTAAACTGCCCCGCCAAACCTGGCCCCCTGTATTGCCCCCACACTGCCCCAAAGTGCCCAAACCACCCTCTAAGTGCCCCAAGTGCCCCAAACAGCCCTAAACTGCCCCAAACTGCCCCCGCCTAAACAAAGCCCCAACGCCGCCAAAACTGGCCCCTAAACTGCCCACAGAATGCCCCTAAACTGCCCCAAACTGCCCCCAAAGTGCCCCAAATTGCCCCAAACCACCCTCAAAACTTCCCTATCGTGCCTAAATCTGCCCCCCAAACTGAACCCCAAATTGACTAAACCTGACCCTAAACTACCCCCAAACGCCCCAAATTGCCCTAAACTGCCCCCAACGACTGCCCTAAACTACCCAAATTGCCCCAACTGCCCCCAAAAAGGCTCATAACCACCCTAATGCCTCTAAATGCCCCTAAATCTGCCCCTAAACTGCCCCTATATTGCCCCAAACTGCCCCTATATTGCCCCAAACTGCCCTAATTGCCTCTAAACTGCCCCTATATTGCCCCCAAACCACCCCCTAAGTGCCCCAAACTGCCCCTAAAAACCTTGCCCCAAATTGCCTCCAAACTGCCCCCTAACCGCCCAAAACTGCCCCAAACTGCCCCTAACCGCCCAAAACTGCCCAAACTGCCCCAAACGTGCCCCCCAAAACCACCCTAATGCCGCCCAAACTGCCCCAAACTGCCCATAAGTGCCCACAACTGCCCCAAACCGCCCCCACACCCTGCCGCATAACTGCCGCCTACTGACGCCAAAGTGCCCTAAACTGCCTCCAAAGCCACGCCTAAACTGCAACCCAAGTGCCCTATAACTGCCTCAAACCAACCCTCAAACTTCCCTAAGTGCTCGCTAAATGCTCCCCAAACTGAACCCAAATTGACTAAACTGCCCCTAAATTGCCCCAAGTGCCCCCAGTGCCCTTAAATTGCCTCAAACCACCCTCAAACTGACCCAAATGACTAAAACTGCCCTAAACACCCCCAAAACTGGCCCCAAATTGCCCCTAAACTGCCCCAAACTGCCCCCTAAACTACCCCAAATTGCCCCAAACTGCCCCCAAAAAGGCCCATAACCACCCCTAAGTGCCCCAAACTGCCCCTAAACTACACCCAGAATGCCCGCTAAACAGCCCTCAATCCTAAACGCCCACTAAACCTGCCCATGCCAAACTGCCCCAGAatgccccatatctccccatatccccccatcaCGGACCGTTCTTGAAGGCCAGGAACTCGAAGACGCTGTGCACGATGGAGACAATGATGGTGAGCGCCAGCAGATACGGGTTGGTCTCCAGGAGGGCCACCTgaatggggggcaatggggacgTATTATGGGGGGGGACATGGTGACACCCCATAGTGACACCCCATGGGTGCCCCTATTGATTAGAATCAATGGGAAACAATAGCAGCCCCATTGCTTTGTGTACAGCCCCACTGcgcacccatgggtgccctgACCCTATAACTGACCTTAACTGAGTCCTGACCCTATAACTGACCTTAACTGAGTCCTGACCCTATAACTGACCTTAACTGAGTCCTGACCCTATAACTGACCTTAACTGAGTCCTGCTGCTCATCACTGACCTTAATGGAGCCCTATTCCTATCACTGACCCTAATGGAGCCCTATTATCATTACTGATCTTAATGGAGTCCTATTCCTCATCATTGACCCTCATGGAGCCCTATTGCTCATCACTGACCCTCATGGAGCCCTATTCCTATCACTGACCCTAATGGAGCCCTATTCCTATCACTGACCCTAATGGAGCCCTGTTCCTATCACTGACCCTAATGGAGCCCTGTTCCTATCACTGACCCTAATGGAGCCCTATTCCTATCACTGACCCTATCTAAGCCCTATTCCCATCACTGACCTTCACCGAGTCCTGCTCCTCGTCCGACTGCTCGTACAGATCCTCCCCCAGGAAGTTCCATGGTGACTTGGTGCTCTGCGCCGCGTAGAGCTGCCAGCGCCACAGGGACAGGGGGCAGAAGGACAGACGGAAGGGCAGGCGCCGCAGGGACTCGTTGATGGGGAAATAATCCTTCTGCAGGTTCCAGTAGTCGTTGAAGTACAGGATGGGGAAGTAGTCGCCGCTGACGGCGTCGAACTTCACGTCTGGATGGGGGGGATGGCAATGGGGGCATCAATGGGGGCAGcgtcaatggggggcaatgtTAATGGGGGCAGNNNNNNNNNNNNNNNNNNNNNNNNNNNNNNNNNNNNNNNNNNNNNNNNNNNNNNNNNNNNNNNNNNNNNNNNNNNNNNNNNNNNNNNNNNNNNNNNNNNNNNNNNNNNNNNNNNNNNNNNNNNNNNNNNNNNNNNNNNNNNNNNNNNNNNNNNNNNNNNNNNNNNNNNNNNNNNNNNNNNNNNNNNNNNNNNNNNNNNNNNNNNNNNNNNNNNNNNNNNNNNNNNNNNNNNNNNNNNNNNNNNNNNNNNNNNNNNNNNNNNNNNNNNNNNNNNNNNNNNNNNNNNNNNNNNNNNNNNNNNNNNNNNNNNNNNNNNNNNNNNNNNNNNNNNNNNNNNNNNNNNNNNNNNNNNNNNNNNNNNNNNNNNNNNNNNNNNNNNNNNNNNNNNNNNNNNNNNNNNNNNNNNNNNNNNNNNNNNNNNNNNNNNNNNNNNNNNNNNNNNNNNNNNNNNNNNNNNNNNNNNNNNNNNNNNNNNNNNNNNNNNNNNNNNNNNNNNNNNNNNNNNNNNNNNNNNNNNNNNNNNNNNNNNNNNNNNNNNNNNNNNNNNNNNNNNNNNNNNNNNNNNNNNNNNNNNNNNNNNNNNNNNNNNNNNNNNNNNNNNNNNNNNNNNNNNNNNNNNNNNNNNNNNNNNNNNNNNNNNNNNNNNNNNNNNNNNNNNNNNNNNNNNNNNNNNNNNNNNNNNNNNNNNNNNNNNNNNNNNNNNNNNNNNNNNNNNNNNNNNNNNNNNNNNNNNNNNNNNNNNNNNNNNNNNNNNNNNNNNNNNNNNNNNNNNNNNNNNNNNNNNNNNNNNNNNNNNNNNNNNNNNNNNNNNNNNNNNNNNNNNNNNNNNNNNNNNNNNNNNNNNNNNNNNNNNNNNNNNNNNNNNNNNNNNNNNNNNNNNNNNNNNNNNNNNNNNNNNNNNNNNNNNNNNNNNNNNNNNNNNNNNNNNNNNNNNNNNNNNNNNNNNNNNNNNNNNNNNNNNNNNNNNNNNNNNNNNNNNNNNNNNNNNNNNNNNNNNNNNNNNNNNNNNNNNNNNNNNNNNNNNNNNNNNNNNNNNNNNNNNNNNNNNNNNNNNNNNNNNNNNNNNNNNNNNNNNNNNNNNNNNNNNNNNNNNNNNNNNNNNNNNNNNNNNNNNNNNNNNNNNNNNNNNNNNNNNNNNNNNNNNNNNNNNNNNNNNNNNNNNNNNNNNNNNNNNNNNNNNNNNNNNNNNNNNNNNNNNNNNNNNNNNNNNNNNNNNNNNNNNNNNNNNNAATGGGGGCAGCGTCAATGGGGGACAATGTTAATGGGGGCAGCGTCAATGGGGGCAGCATCAATGGGCAGTGTCAGTGGGGACTACATTAATGGGGGCAGCGGCCATGGGGGCAACATCAGTATTGGGGTCAACATTAATGGGGTCAACATTATTGGGGTCAACATCAGTGAGGGCAATGTTAATGGGGGCAACGTTAATGGGGTCAACATCAGTGGGCAATGTTGGTGGGGGCAACATTAATGGGGTCACCATTATTGGGGTCAACGTTAATGGGGGCAAAGTTAATGGGGGCAATGTCAGTGGGGGCAAACATTAATGGTGTTACCATTACCGGGGGCAACATTAATGGGGGCAACATCAGTGGGGTCAGCATCAGTGGGATCAATATTAATGGGGTCACCATTATTGGGGGGAACATTAATGGGGTCAACATTAATGGAGCCAACATTAAAGGGGTCACAATCAGTGGGGTCAATATTAATGGGGCCAACATTAAAGGGGTCACCAATATTGGGGTTACCACCTGCTGCCCAGCGTACCCCATCTCCAGGGGAATTCAATGTGGAGGACACCAACATTGAAAGCCAATGGAGACCCCCAACTGGGAGACCCCCAAACCTACAGAGAATCCCCCCAaagtgggaccccaaagtgggaccccaaagtgggaCCCCAAATGTGGAGGACACCAACACTGAAAGCCAGAGACCCCAAACTGGGAGACCCTCAACACTGAAAGCTGACGGAGACCCCAACTGGGAGACCCCAACCCAGAGAACCCCAAACCAACAGAGACCCCCAACACTGAGAGACAACAGAGACCCCCAGCTACAAGACCCCGACCCAGAGAGCCCAACTGGGAAACCCCCAACTGGGAGACCCCCAACACTGGAAGCCAACAGACCCCAACTGGGAGACCCCCAAACCTACAGAGACCCCCAACACTGAAAGCCAGAGACCCCAAACTGGGAGACCCCCAAACCTACAGAGACCCCCAACACTGAAAGCCAGAGACCCCAAACTGGGAGACCACCAACACTGAAAGCTGACAGAGACCCCAACTGGGAGACCCCAACCCAGAGAACCCCAAACCAACAGAGACCCCCAACACTGAGAGCCAACAGAGACCCCCAGCTACAAGACCCCGACCCAGAGAGCCCAACTGGGAGACCCCCAACTGGGAGAcccccaaacaaacagagaCCCCCAACACTGAAAGCCAAGAGACCCCAAACTGGGAGATCTCCAAACCAACAGAGACCCCCAACATTGAAAGCCAACAGAGACCCCAACTGGGAGACCCCCAAACCTACAGAGACCCCCAACACTGAAAGCCAACAGAGACCCCAAACTGGGAGACCACCAACACTGAAAGCTGACGAAGACCCCAACTGGGAGACCCCAATCCAGAGAGCCCAACTGGGAGACCCCCAAACCTACAGAGACCCCCAACACTGAAAGCCAAGAGACCCCAACTGGGAGACCTTGACCCAGAGACCCCAAACTGGGAGACCCTCAATTGGGAGCTCCAATGTGGGAACCCCAACATGGGAGACCCCCAACACTGAAAGCTGACAGAGACCCCCAACTGGGAGACCCTGACCCAGAGAGCCCAACTGGGAGACCCCCAAACCAACAGAGACCCCCAACACTGAAATCCAACAGAGACCCCAACTGGGAGACCCCCAACACTGAAAGCTGACGGAGACCCCAATTGGGAGACCCCAACCCAGAGAACCCCAAACCAACAGAGACCCCCAACACTGAGAGACAACAGAGACCCCCAGCTACAAGATCCCGACCCAGAAAGCCCAACTGGGAGACCCCCAACTGGGAGACCCCCAACACTGAAAGTCAACAGAGACCCCAACTGGGAGACCCCCAAACCTACAGAGACCCCCAACACTGAAAGCCAACAAAGACCCCCAACTGGGAGAcccccaaacaaacagagaCCCCCAACACTGAAAGCCAAGAGACCCCAACTGAGAGACCTTGACCCAGAGACCCCAACTGGGAGACCCTCAATTGGGAGCTCCAATATGGGAACCCCAACATGGGAGACCCCCAACACTGAAAGCTGACAGAGACCCCCAAATGGGAGACCCTGACCCAGAGAGCCCAAAACCCAACTGGGAGACCCCAATGCTGAGACCCAACTGGGAGACCCCAATGCCAAAACTGAACCTGGAGACCCCAATCATGAGACCCCGCTAGCAGACCCAAATGGGAGACCCCACTACCAAAATCCAACTGCAAGACCCAACTAAGAGACCCCAATGCTGAGACCCCACTGACAAAACCCAACTAAGAGACCCCAATGCTGAGACCCCACTAAAAGACCCCAATGCTGAGACCCTACTAGAAGACTCAACCCCAGCACCAAAACCCAACTGAGAGACCCAACTGGAAGACGCCTGTGCCAAAACCCAACTGGGAGACCCCAATGATATGACCCCACTAGGAGACCCCACTACCAAAATCCAACTGCAAGACCCAACTAGGAGACCCCAATGCTGAGACCCCACTAAGAGACCCCAATGCTGAGACCCCACTAAGAGACCCCAATGCTGAGACCCTACTAGAAGACTCAACCCCAGCACCAAAACCCAACTGCGAGACCCCAATGCTGAGACCCCACTGCCAAAACCCAACTAAGAGACCCCAATGCTGAGACCCCACTGCTAAAATCCAACTGGGAGACCCAACTGGGAGACCCCACTACCAAAATCCAACTGGGAGATCCAACTGGGAGACCCCAATGCTGAGACCCAACTGGGAGACCCCAATGCCAAAACTGAACCTGGAGACCCCAATCCTGAGACCCCGCTAGCAGACCCAAATGGGAGACCCCACTACCAAAATCCAACTGCAAGACCCAACTGGGAGACCCCAATGCTGAGACCCCACTGCCAAAACCCAACTAAGAGACCCCAATGCTGAGACCCCACTGCCAAAACCCAACTAAGAGACCCCAATGCTGAGACCCCACTAAGAGACCCCAATGCTGAGACCCTACTAGAAGACTCAACCCCAGCACCAAAACCCAACTGGAAGACCCCACTGCCAAAACCCAACTGGGAGACCCCAATGCTGAGACCCCACTGCTAAAATCCAACTGGGAGACCCAACTGGGAGACCCCAATGCTGAGACCAAACTGGGAGACCCCAACACCAAAATCCAGATGAGAGACCCCACTGGGAGACCCCAGTACCAAAATCCAACTAAGAGACCCCAATGCTGAGACCCCATTAAAAGACCCAACCCCAATGCTAAAACCCAACAAGGGAGACCCCAATGAGAGAAACCTTAATAACAAAAACCCCCAACACCAGAAACCCAAGGCCAGAGGGAGAGACCCCCAACACTAGAGAGACCCCCAACCCTTACATTGGTCCAGGGGCGGCGGGACGCTGCCCTTCACCCACGGCGTGTGGTCGTCCACCATGTTGATGGTCAGGTTGGGGTGCCAATGGGAGATGACCTCCACGGGTCCGTAATCTTCCGCCCTCTGTAACGATAACGAGGAGCCGCGCTCAGCAAACgacaaacaaaaaggaagggGGACGAGAGGAGGAGGTGGACGACCTTGATCATCTCTGGGTCCGCCTCCGTCTCGCCCGTCAGGAGGTTCTTGGTCTTCTGGAACCGCCGCCGCTTGTATTTGTTGATCACTGGGGGGGTAAGAAAAGAGCTGagccccccacagccccacgtGGGGTGAAGCAAAAAGGGGAAGGGGCGTTGGGAGAGGCCGTACTGCGCGACGTGTGGACCGTGGCCAGGCGCCTGTAGAGGTTCTTCTGCCGCGGGTCGGGGTGGAAGCCGCTCTTGGTGAAGTAGACGTGGATGTAGATGGAGCCGTTCTGCTGGACGCTCTGGAattgacccccccccccaaacaaaaaccccactaaaagatgcagaaatggCAACAAACGTCACGTCTGGGGAATCCTAAATGCCTACAAGGGAGATTATGggaccttccaggaccttcccacCCCATCCGCCGCAGGATCTGGTGGTTCTGTGACCCTCAAGCTCTTCTCCAACCCAACCATTTGAgggttctgtgattctctgacctttaaggaccttcCCAGCCCAATCACCGCAGGATTCCTTGGTCctgtgacctttaaggaccttcCCAGCCCAACCACCGCAGGATTCCTTGGttctgtgacctttaaggaccctcccAGCCCAATCACCGCAGGATTCCTTGGTCctgtgacctttaaggaccttcCCAGCCCAACCACCGCAGGATTCCTTGGTCctgtgacctttaaggaccttcCCAGCCCAACCACCGCAGGATTCCTTGGTCctgtgacctttaaggaccctcccAGCCCAACCACCGAAGGATTCCTTGGttctgtgacctttaaggaccctcccAGCCCAATCACTGCAGGATTCCTTGGTCCTGTGACCTTGAAGGACCCTCCCAGCCCAACCATTGCAGGATTCCTTGGTCctgtgacctttaaggaccctcccAGCCCAATCACCGCAGGATTCCTTGGTCctgtgacctttaaggaccctcccAGCCCAATCACCGCAGGATTCCTTGGTCCTGTGACCTTGAAGGACCCTCCCAGCCCAACCATTGCAGGATTCCTTGGTTCTctgacctttaaggaccctcccAGCCCAACCACCGCAGGATTCCTTGGttctgtgacctttaaggaccctcccAGCCCAATCACCGCAGGATTCCTTGGTCCTGTGACCTTGAAGGACCCTCCCAGCCCAACCACTGCAGGATTCCGTGCTCCTATCATCTTTgaggaccctcccaacccaactcTTGTTGAATCCCATGCTTTTATCACCTTTAAGGTCTCCTCCACCCCAACCACTGTAGGATCTGGTGGTTCCATGACCTTGGAGCTCTGCTCCAAACCAATCACTGGAGCcaatctttaaggacccttccaacccaaccactaCAGAACCTCACGATtctatgacctttaaggacccttccaccCCAACCACTGCAGGATTTTGTGTTCTATAacctataaggacccttccaacccaacaacTCTGAGATTCCATGGTTCCAcgatctttaaggacccttccaacccaatcacCGTAGAACCTCATGATTCTAcgacctttaaggacccttccaccCCAACTGCTTGATAATTTCATGGTTCCAcgatctttaaggacccttccaccCCAATCACTGCAGAACCTCACGATtctatgacctttaaggacccttccaaccaCGCCCGAAGACTCCACCTCTGAGGATGTCCACACCTTCCACAATCACTTAAGGACCTTATCCAACCGCAACCACCTCGCAGGACCCATGAACACTCATACCCTGACACCTCTTAAGGAACTTTTCCAACATCCAACTATCGAGACTTCATCGGTTCCATGAACTCTTATAAAAGGAGCCCTTTTTCCGACCCAATCACTCAGACGCCTCCACGCTTTATGACTTTAGGAcccttcccaacccaaccactctGAAATTCCCACGTGTCCACAATCCTTTAAGGACGACCTTCCCCATCACCTGCAGAACCTCTGGACGATTCTATGAACCTTTAGACACTGGCCTTCCGACACCCCAACTCATTGCAAGCGATTTTTGGATGTGTCTTACCTAACCTTCTCACAGCTGACCGTCTCCATAACGCAACCACTCTGGGATTCACCATGGTTCCACGATCTTCTACcagacccttccaacccaaccactaCAAGACCTCAATGAAATTCTACCGCGATCGTTAAGGACCCACTTCCTACACCAAAAACTGCTTGAATAACTTTCATGAAGTACTTCCAACCCGATCTTTAAGAGACCCTTCCACCCCAACATCACTGGCAGAACCACTCACACACGATTCACTATGACCTTTTAAGGGACCCTTCCCCAAACCCAATCACATGCAGAACCCTCCAATGATCCTATGACCTTTAAAGGACCCTTCCACCCAAACCACTGCCTCCTTGAGAGGTTCCCCACAAACTTCCACAATCTTCtaggacctttccaacccaacacGCACCTGCAAGGACCCTCAATGATAATCTCATGATCTgttcaaggacccttccaacacaactACTTGAAGGACATTCCATGATTTCATGATCCCTAAACGGACCCTTACCAACCCCAATCACTGCAGCAACCCTCACGATTCACTACATGACACTTTAAGCGACCCTTACAACCCACCCACTAGCACGGATCCTCATGATTATCTACATGACCTCAAAGGACATTACTCCACCCTCAAGCCACATGCAAGGATTACTTTGTTCTAACTAACACCTATAAAGCGACAGCGGTtccaaaccaacaacaacacCGGCCCAAACATCTACATCTAGATTCCATCGGGATTCCCACAGATTTTAAGGACTGCCCTCCCACCCCTCAACCAACTGCAAGAGCGCCTCAGGATCCTTAAAGGTCGACCTTGATAAGGACCCCTTCCTACCCCGAACACATCTGGATATCCAACATGGTTTCCATGGGGATCCATTCTAAGAACAGCTTTCCACCCGTCCGCATATTCACTTCAAGAACCTCCATAGATTACTATGACTCTTTAAGGATCCCTGTatccccatccaacccaactcTGACAGATTCCACTGGTATCCGACGATCCATTTAAGGACCTCTCCAAACCCATCACCATAGACCATCTCATGTATTCGTACGACCTTTGGACCCGTTCACACGCCAACTTCCTACCAGACCTCATCGATTCGAGTACCTTTTAAGGACCTTCCACCCCTGCCGACGCTGCGCTTGATAATTTCTCATGTGGTTTCCAAGATCTCATCTAAGCGACCCTGCGTCTTTCTCCATCTCACCTCCCACCAACGCCAACCCTTTGCAGGACCCTCACTGATTCTACATGAATCCTTTAGGCACCGCCTTCGCCATACATTTGGCCCACTTTGAGGAACTCCTCCACTGATTTTCACTGATACCCTAAGGACCCTTCACCCCACATCCACCGTCGCAGAACCGTCACGAATTcccacctccccctccctctACACCTATGACCTTTTTCAAAGACTCCTTCAACACGCCCAACACACTCTGCACGCATTCCACACTTGCCACGATCTTTAAAGGGCCGCTTCCCCCACTCTTGATACTTTCGATGGGTCTCCAACcgatctttaaggacccttcaCCCAATCAGCTGCAGTGAACCTCATGATCTATCGCCACCGCTTTAAGACCTTCCCAACAACACAAACCTCGAGATCCCCACGGTCCACCACACAGACCTTTACAGGACCCTTCCCACCCACCAGGTACACGTGCAGAACTACTCACAGACATTCTATGACGGCTTTCAAAGGACACCCTCCACCCCACCGCCTCACTTCAACCAGACTCCTCCGTCTGCAGACTTCCACTGGTTCATCGATCTTTAAGGACCTCCAAGTCCAACCACTGGCAGGGAGACCCGATGATTCTATGCaacctttaaggacccttccaaacACAACTACTTTTGATGAATCTCCATCGGTTTTATGATCTCCCTTACAGGACCCTCTCCACCGCCCAATCAACTGCAAGAACCTCCCACGATCCGGTACTGACCTCTTCCAAGGACGCCTCCCAACCCCAGACCTACTTGAGAATTTCATGGTTTTCCACGATCTTTTAAGGACCTCCTCTCCAACCCACAACCACTGCAGGGAACTCAATGATACACTCCAAAGCACCTTTAAAGAACCCTTCCCCCCAACGTACATATGAGCAATTCCACTGGTTTTCATGATCTTCATTAAGGACCCCTTCCCCACACCCAAATCCCACTAAGCAAGGACCTCATGATCTATGCCTTAGGATCCTTTCCCACCGCCCATTCCGAACCAACTTCGCAGATTTTTGTGTTCTCTAACCCTCATAGGACCCCTTCCACACCCAACAACCCAACCATTCTAAAAGAATTCATGGTTTTCACGCATCTTTTAAGgacccccctcccacccccaaccAAACTGCAGGGACCTCACTGATCCTCTATGACCTTTCAAGGACCCTACTCCCACCCGCCCAACCACTGGCAGCGATTTATGTTCCTAATAACCCATATAAGGCACCCCTTCCCACCACAACCGGAAGCCCAACCATTCTAAGATTCCATGGTTCCAcgatctttaaggacccttccaccCCAATCACTGCAGAACCTCACGATtctatgacctttaaggacccttccaccCCAACCACTGCAGGATTTTGTGTtctatgacctttaaggacccttccaacacaactACTTGAGAATTCCATGGTttcatgatctttaaggacccttccaccCCAATCACTGCAGAACCTCACGATtctatgacctttaaggacccttccaccCCAACCACTCTGAGATTCCACACTTCCacgatctttaaggtctcctcCATCTCAACCGCCATCGAACCCCGTGTCTCTACGTGCTCTGAGCTCCGTCCCATCCCACCTGTGAGATGTCCACCTCCCCGTAGTGTTCGTAGCACCCGTCGGCGTTCTCCCCGCTGGTCCAGTCCCCATAAACCAGGTCCCGTTTCTGCCAGAACAGCGCGGAGCTGACGTTGAAGTCTGTAAAGTGCTCGTGCTCCGAGATATAAACATAAAGGTCCTGCAAGGAGACGATGGTGAGATGTCATGGAGATGCCATCACACCTCCAACACGATGTTCACCCCCTATAGCCCCAAAAAGAACAGCTCAGAGCCCCTTAAAAGCCACATGGCCCCATTAAATTACCATTAAACAGCTCAGAGCCCCTTAGAAGCCCCCCGGCCCCATGGAATTACCATTAAAGTGTCCTTGGGGAAGAGGTTTCTGCTGGGGGCTCTTGGTGTCCCCCCCGCGCTGTTCTGCTCCTGCGGCGCCGGCCCGCGGCGGAACCAGCTGCTGATGGCCCAGATGATGAAGATCCTgtgggaagaaggggaaagggggcAAGTTGGAAGACCCAACTGGGAGACCCCACTGCCAAAACCCAACTAAGAGACCCCAATGCTGAGACCCCACTAGAAGACCCAACCCCAGCACCAAAACCCAACTGGGAGATCCCAATGCCAAAACTGAACCTGGAGACCCCAATCCTGAGACCTCACTAGGAGACCCAACTGGGAGACCCCACTACCAAAATCCAACTGCAAGACTCAACTGGGAGACTCCAATGCTGAGACCCCACTGGGAGACCCAACTAAGAGACCCCAATGCTGAGACCCCACTAGAAGACTCAGCCCCAGCACCAAAACCCAACTGGGAGACCCCAATGTGAGAAACCCCGATAACAGAAACCCCCAACACTGGAAACCTCAAGTGGGGTGACCCAAGGCCAGAGGGAGAGACCCCCCTCTAGGGGGAGAAGCATTACAGTACCACAAAAGGCACCAAAACG is drawn from Coturnix japonica isolate 7356 unplaced genomic scaffold, Coturnix japonica 2.1 chrUnrandom542, whole genome shotgun sequence and contains these coding sequences:
- the CLPTM1 gene encoding cleft lip and palate transmembrane protein 1, producing the protein MAAPGREEAAVGPASGPGQVTSNGAGEAAAGETQRQQPAPNAWQVLKGVLFRIFIIWAISSWFRRGPAPQEQNSAGGTPRAPSRNLFPKDTLMDLYVYISEHEHFTDFNVSSALFWQKRDLVYGDWTSGENADGCYEHYGEVDISQSVQQNGSIYIHVYFTKSGFHPDPRQKNLYRRLATVHTSRMINKYKRRRFQKTKNLLTGETEADPEMIKRAEDYGPVEVISHWHPNLTINMVDDHTPWVKGSVPPPLDQYVKFDAVSGDYFPILYFNDYWNLQKDYFPINESLRRLPFRLSFCPLSLWRWQLYAAQSTKSPWNFLGEDLYEQSDEEQDSVKVALLETNPYLLALTIIVSIVHSVFEFLAFKNGP
- the LOC107307318 gene encoding collagen alpha-1(X) chain-like, whose product is MEPPDPTVVGVEETLKVIKAWDSTRVGLGGSSKMIGARNPAVVGLGGSFKVTGPRNPAVIGLGGSLKVTEPRNPAVVGLGGSLKVREPRNPAMVGLGGSFKVTGPRNPAVIGLGGSLKVTGPRNPAVIGLGGSLKVTGPRNPAMVGLGGSFKVTGPRNPAVIGLGGSLKVTEPRNPSVVGLGGSLKVTGPRNPAVVGLGRSLKVTGPRNPAVVGLGRSLKVTGPRNPAVIGLGGSLKVTEPRNPAVVGLGRSLKVTGPRNPAVIGLGRSLKVRESQNPQMVGLEKSLRVTEPPDPAADGVGRSWKVP